A genomic window from Carassius auratus strain Wakin chromosome 19, ASM336829v1, whole genome shotgun sequence includes:
- the c19h6orf47 gene encoding uncharacterized protein C6orf47 homolog — protein MTGVVGRVWGWVSPANLYSSWGNNSKPEKTPSTEIQTRSRWGLWGLTAWVWRGENPQKDQKTISEEFWETEETIKPLEVEELRADIGIEKTAAQSPSRWWSRMLPSRYFFWPRWSASTTLRQQKCAGWSEGTWDSDEVDGQSDYGTPPPSPTPQKSAFQFFSRSWTGEIVPEHYDISFNFLRHLFDLFVVGFLTTVSPPTKFILDVLGVQGALKLWLHGMAMFLVSSVGMAGLLWVVQEYLLLFALVYGIVQALVISVSVRQSEASAEGDDGKADGEVRESEGEQNDIWEQNEPQQTADESKRGVKQRS, from the coding sequence ATGACTGGAGTTGTAGGGCGAGTTTGGGGGTGGGTCAGTCCAGCGAATCTGTACTCCTCGTGGGGCAATAATTCCAAACCTGAAAAAACCCCATCAACGGAGATTCAGACTAGAAGCAGATGGGGCTTATGGGGACTTACTGCCTGGGTTTGGAGGGGCGAGAACCCCCAAAAGGACCAAAAGACAATCTCTGAGGAATTCTGGGAGACTGAGGAGACTATCAAGCCGTTGGAAGTTGAAGAGCTAAGGGCTGATATTGGGATTGAGAAAACAGCCGCCCAAAGCCCCTCGCGCTGGTGGAGCCGAATGCTTCCATCCAGATACTTTTTCTGGCCCCGGTGGTCAGCATCCACCACGCTCCGCCAGCAGAAATGTGCCGGGTGGAGTGAAGGTACATGGGACAGTGATGAAGTCGACGGGCAATCAGACTATGGGACGCCTCCTCCGTCCCCCACGCCACAGAAATCTGCATTCCAGTTCTTCTCTCGCTCGTGGACGGGGGAAATCGTGCCTGAACACTACGATATTAGCTTTAATTTCCTCCGCCACCTCTTTGACTTGTTTGTGGTGGGCTTCCTGACCACCGTATCTCCTCCGACCAAGTTCATTTTGGACGTGCTGGGGGTGCAGGGGGCCCTGAAGCTGTGGCTCCATGGGATGGCCATGTTTCTGGTGTCGTCTGTCGGGATGGCCGGACTGCTGTGGGTGGTACAGGAGTACCTGCTGCTGTTTGCGTTGGTCTACGGTATCGTGCAAGCGCTGGTCATCTCTGTCAGTGTACGCCAGAGCGAGGCTTCGGCAGAGGGGGATGATGGGAAAGCTGACGGAGAGGTCAGAGAGAGCGAGGGGGAACAGAACGACATTTGGGAGCAGAATGAGCCACAGCAGACAGCTGACGAAAGCAAGAGAGGAGTTAAACAAAGGAGCTGA